From the Corticium candelabrum chromosome 2, ooCorCand1.1, whole genome shotgun sequence genome, one window contains:
- the LOC134198441 gene encoding uncharacterized protein LOC134198441, with product MEKSRCSQIHCSHTVRPDHPQQERRQPCGTPLLHEVTFSHKENLFYPQYTYCYNSIVQSLSDLLSRPGIPEQLELWRHRSVPSGHLGDVYDGKIWKEFEAISDGFSLSKPRHYAGILNVDWFQPFKNGTTSVGVIYLALMNFPRYLRFKRQNVLLVGIIPAVKSEPASLNTFLKPLVDELKAMWEDGVLLTTSQSPTFRLQHRLALLCVSCDIPAYYQLPAYCK from the coding sequence ATGGAAAAGAGCCGTTGTTCTCAAATACATTGCAGCCACACAGTACGGCCCGATCACCCTCAACAGGAGCGTAGACAACCGTGTGGCACACCATTACTCCATGAAGTTACTTTTTCACACAAAGAAAACTTATTCTACCCACAGTACACCTATTGCTACAATAGTATTGTTCAATCACTCTCTGATCTTCTTTCTCGGCCAGGTATACCAGAACAGTTAGAGCTATGGCGCCACAGAAGTGTCCCATCTGGCCACTTAGGCGATGTATATGATGGAAAGATATGGAAAGAGTTCGAGGCAATCAGTGATGGGTTCAGCCTTTCAAAGCCAAGACACTATGCTGGAATTCTAAATGTTGACTGGTTTCAACCATTTAAGAATGGTACCACATCAGTAGGAGTTATTTATCTTGCACTGATGAATTTCCCTCGATATCTGCGTTTCAAAAGACAGAACGTGCTTCTGGTTGGAATAATCCCAGCAGTGAAGTCTGAGCCAGCATCTCTTAATACATTTCTCAAACCACTGGTAGATGAGCTGAAAGCAATGTGGGAAGATGGTGTGCTATTGACAACATCTCAATCTCCGACATTTCGATTACAACACCGACTAGCTTTACTGTGTGTTTCTTGTGACATCCCTGCTTATTACCAATTACCTGCGTATTGCAAATAA